The Salvelinus sp. IW2-2015 linkage group LG15, ASM291031v2, whole genome shotgun sequence genome includes a region encoding these proteins:
- the LOC111973840 gene encoding adhesion G protein-coupled receptor G3 isoform X1, which produces MLNSDPINSNTPGELYEATMLFRSLSPLHMHLHSFYFLEKCCSSTTTTTATTITTTSIETTPKTKTTAATLSSTIETTPVPLTTPSSPPITSPSSTTPSPIPSTNTFTTPVLTTTTTLTTSATSPDQGVSLAVEINLTDYTGMKVYASATKISLNIAEILNPELEVNLPPDLLSGLKHRHAPDMVKFIFSVSKTPPTNWTVDGQLGKILFGIEVENIXISHLSTPFNINFKHKSDLQEKENTTCVYHNQSRDEWVTDGCHTLRLTNQTICSCDHFSFFALMIPDVKLSEVHARTLXVLTCVGGAISVFFCTITLLTHCLQHSRKSTDHAMLVHLQLVASLLLLNLLLLTSVGLAFVGPASMAPGLCPAVAALLHYSLLCXFTWMGLEALHLYRLLVLVYNTYMRHYLLKLSLLGWGVPALVXSIVAAVSTDFYGLNNXMCWIKDSGVQYGSVVAYLIVVLLFNSTIFIIVITTMLKLRSITSPQGKRRSRNITCSVLGLTCILGLTWGVGFFSMGYTNYAILYIFTILNSLQGFFLFVWLCVKRLRGAEQSSMTTGQTSSTHILSVGSEVWXASGRTRQSVPQEGAIADNTSKF; this is translated from the exons ATGTTAAACTCTGATCCTATCAATTCCAACACACCAGGGGAACTTTATGAAGCAACcatgctgtttagaagcctcagtCCGTTACATATGCATCTTCACTCTTTCTATTTTTTAGAGAAATGCTGTTCTTCMACTACCACGACAACAGCCACTACTATTACCACCACCTCCATAGAAACTACCCCTAAAACTAaaactactgctgctactctttctTCAACTATTGAAACAACTCCTGTACCCTTGAccactccttcctctccccccatTACCTCACCCAGCTCTACTACACCTTCTCCAATCCCTTCCACCAACACCTTTACAACTCCTGTCCTTACCACTACCACAACTCTCACTACTTCAGCTACGTCTCCTGATCAGGGAGTCAGTCTTGCTGTGGAGATTAATCTGACAGACTACACTGGGATGAAAGTCTATGCATCTGCAACCAAG ATCTCATTGAACATCGCAGAGATTTTGAACCCTGAACTCGAGGTGAACCTGCCCCCTGACCTTCTCTCAGGGCTAAAGCATAGACACGCCCCTGACATGGTTAAGTTCATCTTCTCTGTGTCTAAAACCCCACCAACAAATTGG actGTAGACGGACAACTTGGTAAGATTCTCTTTGGTATTGAAGTTGAGAACATAAYCATCTCTCACCTGTCAACACCATTCAACATCAACTTCAAACACAAATCTGACCTCCAG GAAAAAGAGAATACAACGTGTGTCTACCACAACCAGAGTC GAGATGAATGGGTCACTGATGGCTGCCACACCCTGAGGCTCACTAACCAGACCATCTGTAGCTGTGACCACTTCTCCTTTTTTGCCCTCATG ATCCCTGATGTGAAACTGAGTGAGGTCCATGCCAGGACGCTGAKCGTGCTCACCTGTGTGGGCGGAGCCATCTCTGTGTTCTTCTGCACCATCACCTTACTGACACACTGTCTTCAGCATTC ACGGAAATCTACTGACCATGCCATGCTGGTTCATCTCCAGTTGGTGGCATCTCTGTTGTTACTCAACCTGCTGCTCTTGACCAGTGTGGGTTTGGCCTTTGTGGGCCCTGCATCTATGGCCCCTGGCCTGTGTCCTGCCGTGGCCGCCCTGCTGCACTACTCACTGCTCTGCTSCTTCACCTGGATGGGCCTGGAGGCTCTGCATCTGTACAGGCTGCTGGTCCTGGTCTACAACACCTACATGAGACACTACCTGCTGAAGCTGAGCCTGCTGGGCTGGG GTGTTCCTGCTTTGGTTKTATCCATAGTCGCTGCTGTCAGTACAGATTTCTATGGGCTGAATAACRGAAT GTGCTGGATCAAAGACTCTGGTGTGCAGTACGGCTCTGTTGTGGCTTACCTGATAGTGGTCCTGCTCTTCAATAGCACCATCTTCATCATCGTCATCACAACAATGCTCAAGCTGCGCTCTATCACATCGCCGCAGGGGAAGAGGCGGAGCCGCAACATCACCTGCAGCGTTCTGGGGCTGACCTGCATCCTGGGCCTCACCTGGGGGGTGGGCTTCTTCTCCATGGGCTACACCAACTATGCAATCCTCTACATCTTTACCATCCTCAACTCACTGCAGG GGTTCTTCCTGTTCGTATGGCTCTGTGTTAAGCGACTGCGGGGGGCAGAGCAGAGTTCCATGACAACTGGACAGACCTCAAGCACCCACATTCTCTCTGTTGGAAGCGAGGTCTGGCYCGCTTCTGGAAGAACGAGGCAGTCAGTGCCTCAAGAGGGAGCAATTGCTGACAATACATCTAAGTTCTGA
- the LOC111974954 gene encoding glucose-fructose oxidoreductase domain-containing protein 2, whose protein sequence is MVTAARYYPQLLSIVGNALRFLPAFVAMRQLLAEGYVGELQVCDARVYGPSLLDQSYGWTCEELMGGGGLHTVGSTLVDLLSHLTGARAIRVHGLLRTFVRQNGAIRGIRRVTSDDFCFFQMLMGGSGSGRGTGTGSGVCCTVTLNFNMPGAFVHEVMVVGSAGRLIARGTELYGQRNGGNGEELLLGDSEGTGQEVKDVPLPHLRGLGSMVKALKDAFQAQEERRSWVRGPVAMASTFEDGLYVQTVVEAVKRSSRSGEWESVEVMTQEPDPNQNLCEALQRNKN, encoded by the coding sequence ATGGTGACTGCGGCGCGGTACTACCCCCAGTTGCTGAGCATTGTGGGTAATGCTCTGCGCTTCCTCCCAGCATTCGTAGCAATGCGGCAGCTGCTGGCAGAGGGATACGTGGGTGAGCTGCAGGTGTGTGACGCCCGTGTCTATGGCCCCAGTCTGCTCGATCAATCATACGGCTGGACCTGCGAGGAGCTGATGGGGGGTGGCGGGCTCCACACAGTTGGCTCTACCCTCGTGGACCTGCTGAGTCACCTGACGGGAGCACGGGCGATACGGGTGCATGGCCTTCTCCGGACGTTTGTGCGGCAGAATGGAGCGATCCGCGGGATCCGCCGCGTCACCAGTGATGACTTCTGTTTCTTCCAGATGCTGATGGGAGGGTCTGGTTCTGGACGAGGGACTGGGACTGGGTCAGGAGTGTGCTGCACTGTGACTCTGAACTTCAACATGCCGGGGGCCTTTGTCCACGAGGTGATGGTTGTTGGGTCAGCAGGGAGGCTGATTGCCAGGGGGACAGAGCTGTATGGGCAGCGAAATGGAGGGAACGGGGAGGAGCTGCTGCTAGGGGACAGCGAAGGGACAGGACAAGAGGTCAAGGATGTCCCCCTGCCACACCTGCGGGGGCTAGGCTCCATGGTTAAGGCTCTAAAAGATGCTTTCCAGGCACAGGAAGAGCGTCGGTCGTGGGTGCGGGGGCCAGTTGCCATGGCGTCGACGTTTGAGGATGGGCTGTACGTGCAGACGGTGGTGGAGGCAGTGAAACGGTCAAGCCGCAGCGGAGAGTGGGAAAGTGTGGAGGTCATGACACAGGAACCAGATCCCAACCAAAACCTCTGTGAGGCGCTGCAGAGAAACAAGAACTGA
- the LOC111973840 gene encoding adhesion G protein-coupled receptor G3 isoform X2, with protein MTENKMICQMVCSYLLCNCKIILLEQDICKYNXDFTEKCCSSTTTTTATTITTTSIETTPKTKTTAATLSSTIETTPVPLTTPSSPPITSPSSTTPSPIPSTNTFTTPVLTTTTTLTTSATSPDQGVSLAVEINLTDYTGMKVYASATKISLNIAEILNPELEVNLPPDLLSGLKHRHAPDMVKFIFSVSKTPPTNWTVDGQLGKILFGIEVENIXISHLSTPFNINFKHKSDLQEKENTTCVYHNQSRDEWVTDGCHTLRLTNQTICSCDHFSFFALMIPDVKLSEVHARTLXVLTCVGGAISVFFCTITLLTHCLQHSRKSTDHAMLVHLQLVASLLLLNLLLLTSVGLAFVGPASMAPGLCPAVAALLHYSLLCXFTWMGLEALHLYRLLVLVYNTYMRHYLLKLSLLGWGVPALVXSIVAAVSTDFYGLNNXMCWIKDSGVQYGSVVAYLIVVLLFNSTIFIIVITTMLKLRSITSPQGKRRSRNITCSVLGLTCILGLTWGVGFFSMGYTNYAILYIFTILNSLQGFFLFVWLCVKRLRGAEQSSMTTGQTSSTHILSVGSEVWXASGRTRQSVPQEGAIADNTSKF; from the exons ATGACAGAAAATAAGATGATATGTCAAATGGTATGTTCATATCTTCTATGCAACTGCAAAATTATACTTCTGGAACAGGATATTTGCAAATATAACKGCGATTTTACAG AGAAATGCTGTTCTTCMACTACCACGACAACAGCCACTACTATTACCACCACCTCCATAGAAACTACCCCTAAAACTAaaactactgctgctactctttctTCAACTATTGAAACAACTCCTGTACCCTTGAccactccttcctctccccccatTACCTCACCCAGCTCTACTACACCTTCTCCAATCCCTTCCACCAACACCTTTACAACTCCTGTCCTTACCACTACCACAACTCTCACTACTTCAGCTACGTCTCCTGATCAGGGAGTCAGTCTTGCTGTGGAGATTAATCTGACAGACTACACTGGGATGAAAGTCTATGCATCTGCAACCAAG ATCTCATTGAACATCGCAGAGATTTTGAACCCTGAACTCGAGGTGAACCTGCCCCCTGACCTTCTCTCAGGGCTAAAGCATAGACACGCCCCTGACATGGTTAAGTTCATCTTCTCTGTGTCTAAAACCCCACCAACAAATTGG actGTAGACGGACAACTTGGTAAGATTCTCTTTGGTATTGAAGTTGAGAACATAAYCATCTCTCACCTGTCAACACCATTCAACATCAACTTCAAACACAAATCTGACCTCCAG GAAAAAGAGAATACAACGTGTGTCTACCACAACCAGAGTC GAGATGAATGGGTCACTGATGGCTGCCACACCCTGAGGCTCACTAACCAGACCATCTGTAGCTGTGACCACTTCTCCTTTTTTGCCCTCATG ATCCCTGATGTGAAACTGAGTGAGGTCCATGCCAGGACGCTGAKCGTGCTCACCTGTGTGGGCGGAGCCATCTCTGTGTTCTTCTGCACCATCACCTTACTGACACACTGTCTTCAGCATTC ACGGAAATCTACTGACCATGCCATGCTGGTTCATCTCCAGTTGGTGGCATCTCTGTTGTTACTCAACCTGCTGCTCTTGACCAGTGTGGGTTTGGCCTTTGTGGGCCCTGCATCTATGGCCCCTGGCCTGTGTCCTGCCGTGGCCGCCCTGCTGCACTACTCACTGCTCTGCTSCTTCACCTGGATGGGCCTGGAGGCTCTGCATCTGTACAGGCTGCTGGTCCTGGTCTACAACACCTACATGAGACACTACCTGCTGAAGCTGAGCCTGCTGGGCTGGG GTGTTCCTGCTTTGGTTKTATCCATAGTCGCTGCTGTCAGTACAGATTTCTATGGGCTGAATAACRGAAT GTGCTGGATCAAAGACTCTGGTGTGCAGTACGGCTCTGTTGTGGCTTACCTGATAGTGGTCCTGCTCTTCAATAGCACCATCTTCATCATCGTCATCACAACAATGCTCAAGCTGCGCTCTATCACATCGCCGCAGGGGAAGAGGCGGAGCCGCAACATCACCTGCAGCGTTCTGGGGCTGACCTGCATCCTGGGCCTCACCTGGGGGGTGGGCTTCTTCTCCATGGGCTACACCAACTATGCAATCCTCTACATCTTTACCATCCTCAACTCACTGCAGG GGTTCTTCCTGTTCGTATGGCTCTGTGTTAAGCGACTGCGGGGGGCAGAGCAGAGTTCCATGACAACTGGACAGACCTCAAGCACCCACATTCTCTCTGTTGGAAGCGAGGTCTGGCYCGCTTCTGGAAGAACGAGGCAGTCAGTGCCTCAAGAGGGAGCAATTGCTGACAATACATCTAAGTTCTGA
- the LOC111974683 gene encoding cingulin, translated as MAPRKRSVVWSFFRAVDEKKVTCLLCLETVLHCGHTTNMLRHLRSKHLNEYSSAAASKDMRSVVADDNSQPMMINSEDYCDVEVALEEQPPEQAASVSDADIASAINGILKAAEDHAVVRDTGAVIVRQVSAVATPSGRKWSSVWTHYERLEEQNRALCLICNEKIQHQSSTSNLLRHLSKRHPEAFARLEGHIKKQKTSVVQKTLRRDGDPGPKHTNLSRRIGGVALKQSPGKFPDEFDVMGACEGEVRVLERERELTEALRRAQQQEARALEQQRELLETLRRANTREASAEKVALETLRRSQEQEARSLQREREDLQRERVELQMEKERMQREREELECLRRDSGQERSPVQTVDRTTGLFQGDVVQEQEVTMREEVLG; from the exons ATGGCGCCTAGAAAGCGAAGTGTCGTTTGGTCTTTTTTCAGAGCCGTAGATGAGAAGAAAGTGACTTGTCTGCTGTGTTTGGAGACCGTCCTTCATTGCGGCCACACCACGAACATGCTAAGGCATTTGCGTAGCAAACACCTGAACGAGTATAGTAGCGCGGCAGCATCAAAAGATATGCGGTCTGTGGTGGCGGACGACAACAGTCAACCAATGATGATTAACAGTGAAGACTATTGTGATG TGGAGGTAGCACTAGAGGAGCAGCCCCCAGAGCAGGCAGCCTCGGTGAGTGACGCAGACATCGCAAGCGCCATCAACGGCATCCTGAAGGCAGCRGAGGATCACGCTGTGGTCAGAGACACCGGGGCTGTGATTGTGCGCCAGGTCAGTGCAGTGGCCACACCATCTGGCCGGAAGTGGAGCTCCGTGTGGACGCACTACGAGCGGTTGGAGGAGCAGAACCGCGCGCTTTGTCTGATCTGCAATGAGAAGATCCAGCACCAGAGCAGCACCAGCAACCTGCTGCGCCACCTCTCCAAGAGACATCCAGAGGCATTTGCTCGCCTGGAGGGCCACATCAAGAAACAGAAGACCAGCGTCGTCCAGAAAACWTTGCGTAGAGACGGCGACCCAGGCCCAAAACACACCAACCTGTCAAGGAGAATTGGAGGGGTTGCACTGAAACAAAGCCCAGGGAAATTTCCAG ATGAATTTGATGTGATGGGAGCATGTGAGGGGGAGGTGCGTGTGTTGGAGCGGGAGCGGGAGCTGACGGAGGCCTTGAGGAGGGCTCAGCAGCAGGAGGCACGGGCGCTGGAGCAGCAGAGGGAGCTCCTGGAGACACTACGYCGGGCCAACACCAGAGAGGCATCTGCAGAGAAGGTGGCCCTGGAGACCCTGAGGAGAAGCCAGGAGCAGGAGGCCCGCTCcctgcagagggagagggaagacctgcagagagagagagtggagttgcagatggagaaggaaaggatgcaaagggagagggaggagctggAGTGCTTAAGAAGGGACTCTGGGCAAGAGAGGAGTCCAGTGCAGACAGTGGACCGAACCACTGGGTTGTTCCAGGGGGACGTGGTACAGGAACAGGAGGTGACTATGAGGGAAGAGGTTCTTGGTTAG